From a region of the Triticum aestivum cultivar Chinese Spring chromosome 7D, IWGSC CS RefSeq v2.1, whole genome shotgun sequence genome:
- the LOC123163696 gene encoding WRKY transcription factor 72B-like, translating into MIKGDQSQLGGHEERLKDQIRDDHRAPDHNFFKFLQNQSSTKKEDQEDKIASTRAEMGEVRKENERLKMMLSRMVEDHRSLQKQLDALHQQGRGKNLAVGSAAHTSPSNNVKEPGFVSLRLGMSAGTSRQNMGEKIKRGTNNPEGRDMSLELSPGCKAVGAAGQSETKVRRDVLMLSPGGSSEEEAVETTTTSAAASKMVKNPRSTGSGVETEDEVAQQPVPKKARVSVRARCDTPTMNDGCQWRKYGQKISKGNPCPRAYYRCTIATGCPVRKQVQRCKEDMSILITTYEGAHNHHLSASATAMASTTSAAVSMLMSGSSTSLGFPSTASSLHDLRFGLPTATIVNPSNQLTGQPFFLPVAGDASISATPSYSTITLDLTSQATSQHAFSLSNSNRFSSSFIDSHGHNNNTSRYPSTSFSFSSFDECSLPDAATWPSGIGSYLGYGSSSGTSYNGPNKGTFKAALSSIHGRQQGSTASLYQPVHVLQRAAELSGGGTSTAAPIMLTDTIAKVITSNPGFHTALAAAITSYVGNPTTGGEKGLERGDHLGLGPSSAATAVCSPALLAQLSSTVATQNGSPNGRMRLEPSLQLSSSTSATASTSPI; encoded by the exons ATGATCAAGGGAGACCAGAGTCAGCTTGGCGGCCATGAAGAGCGGCTGAAAGATCAG ATAAGAGATGATCATCGAGCCCCGGATCACAATTTTTTCAAGTTcttgcaaaaccagtcaagcacaAAAAAAGAG GATCAAGAAGACAAGATCGCGTCCACAAGGGCAGAGATGGGTGAAGTCAGAAAAGAGAACGAGAGGCTGAAGATGATGCTGTCAAGAATGGTGGAGGACCATCGATCCCTTCAGAAGCAGTTGGATGCTCTCCACCAGCAAGGGCGAGGCAAGAACCTCGCTGTGGGCTCAGCGGCGCACACATCGCCTTCCAACAATGTCAAGGAGCCTGGGTTCGTCTCTTTGCGCCTCGGAATGAGTGCCGGCACGAGCAGGCAGAACATGGGAGAAAAGATCAAGAGAGGCACTAATAATCCAGAAGGCAGAGACATGTCTCTTGAACTATCACCAGGCTGCAAAGCTGTTGGTGCAGCCGGTCAAAGTGAGACGAAGGTGCGTCGGGATGTGCTGATGTTGAGCCCTGGAGGCAGCTCCGAGGAGGAGGCCGTGGAGACGACGACAACGTCAGCCGCAGCGAGCAAAATGGTGAAGAACCCGAGGAGCACCGGCAGTGGCGTGGAGACGGAGGACGAAGTGGCCCAGCAGCCAGTGCCCAAGAAGGCCAGGGTGTCTGTGAGGGCTAGGTGTGACACGCCAACG ATGAATGATGGATGCCAGTGGAGGAAGTACGGGCAAAAGATATCCAAAGGGAACCCATGTCCGCGCGCCTACTACCGCTGTACGATCGCAACAGGGTGCCCCGTCAGGAAGCAG GTGCAGAGATGTAAGGAGGACATGTCGATCCTGATCACCACCTACGAGGGTGCGCACAACCACCACCtctccgcctccgccaccgccatggCATCCACCACTTCTGCCGCTGTGTCCATGCTCATGTCAGGCTCCTCCACCTCACTTGGCTTCCCCTCCACCGCCTCCAGCCTCCACGACCTCAGGTTCGGCCTCCCAACGGCAACCATCGTCAACCCGTCCAACCAGCTGACCGGCCAACCGTTCTTCCTACCGGTAGCCGGCGACGCATCAATCAGTGCCACCCCGTCATACTCCACCATCACCCTCGACCTCACCTCGCAGGCCACCTCGCAACACGCCTTCTCCCTTAGCAATAGCAACAGGTTCTCCTCCAGCTTCATCGACTCTCACGGCCACAACAACAACACTAGTAGGTACCCTTCCACGAGCTTCTCCTTCTCTAGCTTCGACGAGTGTAGCCTACCCGACGCCGCCACGTGGCCATCAGGCATTGGATCATACCTGGGCTACGGATCCTCGTCCGGCACGTCCTACAACGGCCCCAACAAGGGCACATTCAAAGCTGCACTGAGCAGCATCCATGGAAGGCAACAAGGCTCGACGGCATCGCTCTACCAGCCAGTGCATGTGCTACAGAGGGCGGCTGAGTTGAGCGGTGGTGGCACGAGCACGGCGGCGCCGATCATGCTCACTGATACGATCGCCAAGGTGATTACCTCGAACCCAGGCTTCCACACGGCGCTTGCAGCTGCTATCACATCGTACGTCGGCAATCCGACAACAGGAGGCGAGAAGGGGCTCGAGCGGGGGGACCACCTCGGGCTCGGGCCGTCGAGTGCGGCGACTGCAGTGTGCTCGCCAGCGCTTCTGGCACAGTTGTCGTCAACGGTAGCCACCCAGAACGGTTCTCCAAATGGCAGGATGAGGTTGGAGCCGTCGTTGCAACTGTCAAGCTCCACAAGTGCTACTGCTTCGACATCTCCCATATAA